From a single Bacteroidota bacterium genomic region:
- the icd gene encoding NADP-dependent isocitrate dehydrogenase — MSHHYTKLKAPANGEKITVKNGVIQVPDRPVIPFIEGDGTGPDIWKASQYVLDEAVKKAYGGKKSIEWFEVYAGEKANEVYGPNTWLPEDTLEVIREYIVGIKGPLTTPVGGGIRSINVALRQMLDLYACVRPVQYFDGVPSPVRQPELIDMVIFRENTEDIYAGIEWKAGTPEVQKVIDFLQKEMGVKKIRFPESSSIGIKPVSEEGSKRLIRAAIRYAIENNRSSVTLVHKGNIMKFTEGAFREWGYELAKAEFGDRVISWDDCGGNAPAGKILIKDAIADNFLQQILTRPAEYDVIATLNLNGDYISDALAAQVGGIGIAPGANINYVTGHAIFEATHGTAPKYAGQDKVNPSSVILSGEMMFRHLGWVEAADLIINGLKKTIGKKTVTYDFARLMTGATEVKCSEFGKAIVSNM; from the coding sequence ATGAGCCATCACTACACCAAACTGAAAGCACCGGCAAACGGCGAAAAAATCACTGTTAAAAATGGGGTGATACAGGTTCCGGACCGGCCGGTCATTCCGTTTATTGAGGGTGATGGAACCGGACCAGATATCTGGAAGGCCAGTCAGTATGTATTGGATGAAGCCGTTAAAAAGGCCTATGGCGGGAAAAAATCGATTGAATGGTTTGAAGTTTATGCCGGTGAAAAGGCCAACGAGGTTTACGGGCCCAATACCTGGTTGCCCGAAGATACTCTTGAAGTGATCCGTGAGTACATCGTTGGGATCAAAGGCCCCCTGACCACCCCGGTTGGCGGTGGCATCCGGTCCATCAATGTGGCTTTGCGTCAGATGCTCGACCTGTATGCCTGCGTACGTCCGGTACAGTATTTCGATGGAGTTCCCTCTCCTGTCCGTCAGCCGGAACTGATTGATATGGTCATTTTCCGGGAAAATACCGAGGATATTTATGCCGGTATCGAATGGAAAGCCGGAACCCCCGAGGTACAAAAGGTCATCGATTTCCTGCAGAAGGAAATGGGTGTCAAGAAGATCCGGTTCCCCGAATCCTCCAGCATTGGAATCAAACCAGTATCTGAGGAAGGTTCCAAGCGTCTGATCAGAGCTGCCATCCGATATGCCATCGAAAACAACCGTTCATCGGTTACCCTGGTTCACAAGGGCAATATCATGAAGTTCACCGAAGGGGCTTTCAGGGAATGGGGATACGAACTGGCCAAAGCAGAATTTGGTGACCGGGTGATTTCCTGGGACGATTGCGGTGGCAACGCCCCGGCAGGAAAAATATTGATCAAGGATGCGATTGCAGACAATTTCCTTCAGCAAATTCTCACTCGCCCGGCTGAGTATGATGTGATTGCCACGTTGAATCTGAACGGGGATTACATTTCGGATGCTCTGGCTGCTCAGGTGGGCGGAATTGGGATTGCACCGGGAGCCAATATCAACTACGTGACCGGACATGCCATCTTTGAAGCCACTCACGGAACCGCGCCCAAATACGCTGGTCAGGATAAGGTGAATCCAAGCAGTGTCATTTTATCGGGAGAAATGATGTTCCGGCATCTCGGATGGGTCGAAGCGGCCGATCTGATCATCAACGGACTAAAAAAGACCATTGGTAAGAAGACGGTTACCTACGATTTTGCCCGTCTCATGACCGGTGCCACCGAGGTGAAGTGTTCCGAGTTTGGCAAGGCCATTGTCTCAAACATGTAA
- a CDS encoding zinc ribbon domain-containing protein encodes MPTYDYRCTACGVIFEKFSKMSDPSVTACQSCGSDAERVISGGSFVFKGSGFYITDYKKPASSADSGSTSN; translated from the coding sequence ATGCCAACTTATGACTATCGGTGTACAGCTTGTGGTGTGATTTTTGAAAAATTTTCAAAAATGAGCGACCCCTCTGTGACAGCGTGTCAGTCCTGCGGTTCTGATGCTGAAAGGGTGATTTCAGGCGGATCTTTTGTTTTCAAGGGATCGGGGTTCTACATCACTGACTATAAGAAACCAGCATCATCTGCCGATTCTGGTTCTACATCAAATTAA
- a CDS encoding pyridoxal phosphate-dependent aminotransferase, whose translation MKLADRLETIHESQTLAITAKAAALRKQGLRVLSLSAGEPDFDTPDYVQEAAIQAIRSGFTHYTPNNGIPELKEAIAAKFLNENGASFRPDEILVSNGGKHSIANFFLAILNPGDEVIIPAPYWVSYPEIVKLAQGVPVIVSADWKSEFKITPAQLERAITPKTRVFVLNSPSNPTGAVYTPEEIKALCRIAVKNDVVILSDEIYEHLIFNGVTHFCPASDPEFRDHSVIVNGVSKVFAMTGWRIGYMAGNKALIDGAAKIQSQTTSNPCSVSQKASLAAITAGPGPVRYMYDAFLNRRSYIIGELSKMPYVNLPHPGGAFYVFPDLSGIIGKRYNGQEVQSINQFCEILIGDFRIAAVPGDAFGAPHSLRFSYATSMEVLEEAMSQFRSALGALS comes from the coding sequence ATGAAACTGGCTGACCGTTTGGAAACCATCCATGAATCACAAACCCTTGCCATCACCGCAAAGGCGGCTGCCCTGCGGAAACAGGGACTTAGGGTCCTGAGCCTGTCGGCCGGGGAACCCGATTTTGATACCCCCGATTACGTTCAGGAAGCAGCCATTCAGGCGATCCGGAGCGGATTTACCCACTACACACCAAACAATGGTATTCCTGAACTGAAGGAAGCCATCGCTGCAAAGTTTCTAAATGAAAATGGAGCCAGTTTCCGGCCCGATGAAATTCTTGTCTCCAATGGCGGCAAGCACTCCATTGCCAATTTTTTTCTGGCTATCCTGAATCCGGGCGACGAAGTCATCATACCGGCACCCTATTGGGTATCTTACCCCGAGATCGTGAAACTGGCCCAGGGCGTGCCTGTCATCGTTTCCGCCGACTGGAAAAGTGAATTTAAAATCACCCCTGCCCAATTGGAACGTGCCATCACACCTAAAACCCGGGTCTTCGTTCTGAACTCTCCCAGCAACCCGACCGGTGCTGTCTATACGCCCGAAGAGATCAAAGCCCTTTGCCGGATTGCTGTAAAGAATGATGTGGTGATTTTATCGGATGAAATCTATGAGCACCTCATTTTTAATGGAGTGACCCATTTCTGTCCGGCCAGTGATCCCGAATTCAGGGATCATTCCGTCATTGTAAATGGTGTTTCGAAAGTATTTGCCATGACCGGATGGCGGATTGGCTATATGGCCGGCAACAAAGCCCTGATTGATGGGGCCGCCAAAATTCAATCACAGACCACCAGCAACCCCTGCTCGGTTTCTCAAAAGGCCTCCCTGGCCGCTATCACAGCTGGTCCGGGTCCGGTCCGTTACATGTACGACGCTTTTCTGAACCGCCGGAGTTACATTATCGGCGAGTTAAGCAAGATGCCCTATGTAAACCTCCCGCATCCCGGCGGAGCCTTCTATGTTTTCCCTGATCTGTCTGGCATTATCGGAAAGCGTTACAATGGTCAGGAGGTTCAATCTATCAATCAGTTTTGTGAGATTCTGATTGGTGATTTCCGGATTGCGGCCGTTCCCGGTGATGCCTTCGGAGCCCCTCATTCACTCCGTTTCAGTTATGCAACCAGCATGGAAGTGCTGGAGGAAGCCATGTCTCAGTTCCGGTCCGCACTGGGAGCCTTGTCCTGA
- the coaD gene encoding pantetheine-phosphate adenylyltransferase, whose protein sequence is MEHRLAIYPGTFDPITNGHIDVLERACKLFDHVIITLAVNSQKTPLFTAEERESMIRESIGHLPNTSVETMNGLLVRFAADQKAIAIVRGLRQVSDFEYEFQMALMNRKIYPDITTVFLMPHEKYTFLNSTIIRELTRLGANIGDFVPPAVLQQLNIKFNRR, encoded by the coding sequence ATGGAACACCGACTGGCGATTTACCCTGGCACTTTCGACCCGATCACCAATGGACACATCGATGTTCTTGAGCGGGCTTGTAAATTATTTGACCATGTGATCATCACCCTGGCCGTCAACAGTCAGAAAACCCCGCTTTTCACTGCTGAAGAGCGCGAATCAATGATCAGGGAATCGATCGGTCATTTACCAAACACGTCGGTCGAAACCATGAATGGTCTGCTGGTCCGGTTTGCAGCTGATCAGAAGGCTATTGCCATCGTCCGGGGGCTTCGTCAGGTTTCTGACTTTGAATATGAGTTTCAGATGGCGCTGATGAACCGCAAAATTTATCCCGACATCACCACCGTGTTTCTGATGCCTCATGAAAAATACACTTTCCTGAACAGCACGATTATCAGAGAACTCACCCGACTGGGTGCCAATATCGGCGACTTTGTACCCCCTGCAGTTTTGCAGCAACTGAATATTAAATTTAACAGGAGATAA
- the rsmD gene encoding 16S rRNA (guanine(966)-N(2))-methyltransferase RsmD — MRIISGDFRGRLIQCPAGSHVRPTSDRVRESVFNLLSSRISLAGQPVADWFAGSGAYGIECLSRGASHVQFIDHHPQSVKTIRANLKSLNIDTEKADIIKADVHNWASRSNSNPFSVIFADPPYDYADRSSFLSLLTGRNGCWKTSWIVFETSTGFSAPEFDLAEVVRDYGSTRIVLFNPES, encoded by the coding sequence ATGCGAATCATTTCGGGGGATTTCCGGGGCAGACTCATTCAATGTCCGGCAGGGTCGCATGTGAGACCCACCTCTGACCGTGTACGTGAGTCGGTTTTTAATCTGCTTTCCAGCCGGATTTCGCTGGCCGGCCAACCTGTTGCAGACTGGTTTGCCGGTTCAGGTGCCTATGGCATCGAATGTCTCAGCCGCGGAGCCTCACACGTCCAGTTTATCGATCACCACCCCCAATCGGTTAAGACCATCAGGGCCAACCTGAAGTCCCTAAACATCGACACCGAAAAGGCCGACATTATTAAGGCGGATGTACATAATTGGGCATCCAGATCGAACTCTAATCCTTTTTCAGTTATCTTTGCAGATCCGCCATATGACTATGCAGACCGGTCTTCATTCCTGTCCTTACTGACCGGCAGGAATGGGTGCTGGAAAACCAGCTGGATTGTTTTTGAAACCAGTACCGGTTTTTCTGCGCCTGAATTTGATCTGGCTGAAGTTGTCAGAGATTATGGCAGTACCAGAATTGTCCTATTTAATCCGGAATCCTGA
- a CDS encoding roadblock/LC7 domain-containing protein yields the protein MGKSGNEDFRQVYLSENQIELANNVLKDLFTKTAATAIILGDMTGQLLSKIGGLLDRDLEVFSVLAASNFTATSEMARLIGEKASFEVLFHEGEERSIYLMSVDDRYILEIIFKASIPPGTVRIYSKKAKEALRQIISSESMEVDISEIFDDNFSSLLDEQFDKTMNTKDKK from the coding sequence ATGGGAAAATCGGGTAACGAGGATTTCCGTCAGGTATACCTCAGCGAAAATCAGATTGAATTGGCCAACAATGTCCTGAAGGACCTGTTTACCAAAACCGCCGCCACCGCTATTATACTGGGCGACATGACGGGTCAGCTTCTTTCCAAGATCGGCGGTTTGCTAGACCGTGATCTGGAAGTGTTTTCGGTATTGGCTGCCTCGAATTTCACGGCAACCAGTGAAATGGCCCGTCTAATCGGCGAAAAAGCCAGTTTCGAAGTCCTTTTCCACGAAGGCGAGGAACGAAGCATCTACCTGATGAGCGTGGATGACCGGTATATCCTCGAAATCATCTTCAAAGCTTCCATTCCTCCCGGCACGGTCCGGATCTACTCCAAAAAAGCCAAGGAAGCTCTCCGCCAGATCATCTCATCGGAATCCATGGAAGTGGACATTTCAGAGATTTTCGACGACAACTTCTCAAGTCTTCTCGACGAACAGTTCGACAAGACCATGAATACCAAAGACAAGAAGTAA
- a CDS encoding roadblock/LC7 domain-containing protein: MEELKPLLSNLISVDGITAAVVIGRDGFVIESVTNSSLDTDAIAGIISGGVRNTDEMGKDLGIGTLSQSMIEYEGGMILTRVINDNGAILTVVATDKALIGNVRYQLNKFADQIAKSL, encoded by the coding sequence ATGGAAGAACTGAAGCCCCTTCTTTCCAACCTGATATCAGTGGATGGCATCACGGCAGCAGTGGTCATCGGCCGCGATGGATTTGTCATCGAGTCGGTTACCAACAGTTCCCTGGATACCGATGCCATCGCCGGAATCATTTCGGGTGGAGTGAGAAACACAGATGAAATGGGAAAAGACCTCGGAATCGGAACTCTTTCCCAATCAATGATTGAATATGAAGGCGGAATGATCCTCACACGGGTCATTAATGACAACGGAGCTATTCTGACCGTGGTTGCCACCGACAAGGCGCTGATCGGTAATGTCCGATATCAGCTGAACAAGTTTGCTGACCAGATTGCAAAAAGTCTGTAA
- a CDS encoding HAMP domain-containing protein — translation MALKIFETGIFASNTVQGKLTKNFAIVVAIPVFLIAAILMSTIFFITSSQSSKSAQQQLASAKAAMEEQGKTLTQTLTSLSSEINSRVVNTIGSSEFIDMMVKFNRGSSVPMRESAREDINSVVYDNIVSYELSFLTVLDKRGRVITRATDPGNFGDDVFMRDYSKDTTVTLVSRYVDAAAKTTEPFSGLMVLPEDILKKELLIQANIPINVQGFRPGEQHLNDLATFDVTQPDGSVKKVYAGLTVTVVIPITDRLQEVLGVVVAGKVMARNSVFITSKFHTIVETSRASASIISNGIRIATTESFLEGDKMNQIAIGEPISSDYLLQSHTSGSVVVTDANTGPISRAYLQVSALTPSMQFRPNQPVLAYGTVTTPYATYGAVIDDLKASADTLLYISMFILLVSIALGFGLAIFFARRFSGTMTTTVDNLLVTMDRVAHGDFNARTNIHTGDEFEELGTRFDEMIRRLSALIETEAERDSMQKQLTNLLVVVSNSAEGDFTQRAQVTEGALGALADSFNLMVDDLGRLIREVQLVTRQVSESAKEILASTEEMAHGAEEQSIQVTNASAAVEEMAASIRQVANNADSASEAASKAAEVAQSGGNIVLETIEGMRRIRATVQDSAQKIKSLGESSNEIGKIVQVIDELASQTNLLALNATIEAARAGEAGRGFAVVADQVRELAERSAKATNDISQLVQTIQAETQEAVHAMEKGTAEVEKGTRLADEAARALEQIRSVVQQSTELIQEISLAAKQQDIASAGVVMAMNEVSQIAKQSLIGSRQSAASATDLVEITKRLSQSVARFKLPGADDLIDAGGTQFMSNFGSGEMKITTN, via the coding sequence ATGGCCCTCAAAATTTTTGAAACCGGCATTTTTGCAAGCAACACAGTTCAGGGAAAGCTGACAAAAAACTTTGCAATTGTGGTTGCGATTCCGGTTTTTCTGATCGCTGCCATTCTTATGTCTACCATCTTCTTTATCACTTCCAGCCAGTCCTCCAAGTCTGCCCAGCAGCAGCTGGCTTCGGCCAAGGCGGCCATGGAAGAGCAGGGAAAGACCCTTACCCAGACGCTGACTTCCCTGAGCAGTGAGATTAATTCGAGGGTGGTGAACACCATCGGATCCTCAGAGTTCATTGACATGATGGTCAAATTTAACCGGGGCAGCAGTGTTCCGATGCGCGAATCCGCCCGGGAAGACATCAATTCGGTTGTCTATGATAACATTGTTTCTTATGAACTCAGCTTTCTGACCGTTCTTGATAAACGGGGACGTGTTATTACCCGAGCCACTGATCCCGGAAATTTCGGTGACGATGTTTTTATGAGGGATTACAGCAAGGATACCACGGTCACACTGGTCAGCCGGTATGTGGATGCTGCGGCTAAAACCACAGAACCTTTCTCTGGGCTGATGGTGTTGCCAGAGGATATTTTAAAGAAGGAATTGCTCATTCAGGCCAATATTCCCATCAATGTTCAGGGATTCCGGCCAGGGGAGCAGCATCTGAATGATCTCGCCACCTTCGATGTGACTCAGCCGGATGGATCAGTGAAAAAAGTGTATGCAGGTCTGACCGTCACCGTGGTGATTCCCATTACAGACCGTTTGCAGGAAGTACTTGGTGTGGTGGTTGCCGGAAAAGTGATGGCCCGGAACAGCGTTTTTATCACCTCTAAATTCCATACCATCGTTGAAACCTCCCGTGCTTCTGCATCTATAATATCCAATGGAATCCGGATTGCCACCACCGAATCGTTTCTGGAAGGTGACAAGATGAATCAGATCGCCATCGGCGAGCCCATCAGTTCTGACTATCTTCTTCAATCTCACACAAGCGGCAGCGTGGTGGTGACCGATGCCAATACCGGTCCCATTTCAAGAGCCTATCTGCAAGTTTCTGCCCTGACTCCTTCGATGCAGTTCCGCCCGAATCAGCCCGTGCTTGCATACGGTACGGTCACCACACCCTATGCTACTTATGGCGCGGTAATTGATGATCTGAAGGCCTCTGCAGATACCCTTCTCTACATTTCCATGTTTATTCTGTTGGTCTCCATCGCCCTTGGTTTCGGATTGGCCATCTTCTTCGCCCGGCGGTTTTCGGGAACCATGACAACCACGGTGGATAACCTGCTGGTGACCATGGACCGGGTTGCACACGGAGACTTCAATGCCAGGACCAATATCCATACCGGTGATGAATTTGAGGAACTGGGAACCCGGTTCGATGAAATGATCCGGCGTCTGTCAGCTCTGATCGAAACGGAAGCTGAACGGGACTCCATGCAGAAACAGCTCACCAACCTTCTGGTGGTTGTATCGAACTCTGCGGAAGGTGATTTTACCCAGCGGGCGCAGGTAACCGAAGGAGCTCTCGGCGCGCTTGCAGATTCCTTCAACCTCATGGTGGATGACCTTGGCCGGCTGATCCGTGAAGTTCAGCTCGTAACCCGTCAGGTATCTGAATCTGCCAAAGAAATTCTTGCCTCCACAGAGGAAATGGCCCATGGAGCAGAGGAACAGTCCATTCAGGTAACGAACGCATCCGCGGCCGTTGAGGAAATGGCTGCCTCCATCCGGCAGGTTGCCAACAACGCCGACTCTGCTTCAGAGGCCGCCTCCAAAGCCGCCGAAGTAGCTCAGTCGGGTGGTAACATCGTATTGGAAACGATCGAAGGGATGAGACGGATCCGTGCAACGGTACAGGATTCCGCACAGAAAATTAAATCTCTGGGTGAATCATCGAATGAAATTGGTAAGATCGTACAGGTGATTGACGAACTGGCCAGCCAGACCAACCTGCTGGCTCTGAACGCCACCATCGAGGCCGCCCGTGCCGGTGAAGCCGGCCGAGGATTTGCGGTGGTTGCCGACCAGGTCCGTGAACTTGCTGAACGGTCTGCAAAAGCAACAAACGATATCAGTCAGCTGGTTCAAACCATCCAGGCAGAAACACAGGAAGCGGTTCATGCCATGGAAAAGGGAACAGCCGAGGTGGAAAAAGGTACAAGACTTGCCGACGAAGCTGCCCGGGCGCTCGAGCAAATCCGGTCGGTGGTACAACAATCTACCGAGTTGATTCAGGAAATCTCCCTGGCTGCCAAGCAACAGGATATTGCTTCTGCAGGCGTCGTAATGGCCATGAACGAAGTGTCCCAGATCGCTAAACAGTCTCTGATCGGGTCCCGTCAGTCGGCAGCCTCAGCCACCGACCTGGTGGAAATCACAAAGCGCCTGTCCCAATCGGTAGCCCGCTTTAAACTTCCCGGTGCCGATGATCTGATTGATGCCGGCGGAACCCAGTTCATGAGCAATTTTGGCAGCGGAGAAATGAAAATCACCACTAACTGA
- a CDS encoding Hpt domain-containing protein: MGLSKLEIMELFLVEGFDHARSLAECLNRMEGHPTDEILEEIHVHAHTIKGAAAMVGFMNTSHVARFIDRVVLEIIEKKLPFDDEAHGFLQEAIPIVNRFIRNITLGELNEAIILKDIASKYDRIISKAETSHA; the protein is encoded by the coding sequence GTGGGATTATCCAAGCTCGAAATTATGGAATTGTTTCTGGTGGAAGGTTTCGATCATGCCCGATCACTGGCAGAGTGTCTGAACCGGATGGAAGGGCACCCCACCGATGAAATCCTGGAAGAAATTCACGTTCATGCCCATACCATCAAGGGCGCTGCTGCGATGGTCGGATTTATGAATACCAGTCATGTTGCCCGATTTATTGACAGGGTGGTGCTCGAAATCATTGAAAAAAAACTTCCATTTGATGACGAAGCCCATGGATTTTTACAGGAAGCCATCCCCATTGTGAACCGGTTCATCAGGAATATCACTCTCGGTGAACTGAATGAGGCCATCATTCTGAAAGACATTGCCTCTAAATACGACCGGATCATTTCTAAGGCTGAGACCTCACATGCCTAA